The following proteins come from a genomic window of Flavobacterium eburneipallidum:
- a CDS encoding electron transfer flavoprotein subunit alpha/FixB family protein: MSILIYAESAEGKFKKVAFELASYAKKVAESLGTTVTAVTVNAGDVSELSKYGIDKVLKVSNDKLAGFSAKAYADVIKQAAQKEASKVVVLSSTTDSIYLAPLVAVSLEAGFASNVVGLPVSTSPFQVKRNAFSNKAFNITEISSDVKIIGLAKNSYGIFENASTLTEEDFNPTIGDNDFGIKTESVEKVTGKVSLADADIVVSGGRGLKGPENWGLIEDLAAVLGAATACSKPVSDLGWRPHGEHVGQTGKPVASNLYVAVGISGAIQHIAGINSSKVKVVINSDPEAPFFKVADYGIVGDAFEVVPQLIEKLKVFKAQN, encoded by the coding sequence ATGTCTATATTAATATATGCAGAATCTGCAGAAGGAAAATTCAAAAAAGTAGCTTTTGAATTGGCTTCTTATGCAAAGAAAGTAGCCGAATCATTAGGAACAACCGTTACAGCTGTAACTGTAAATGCTGGTGATGTTTCAGAATTATCAAAATACGGAATAGATAAAGTCCTGAAAGTAAGCAACGATAAATTAGCTGGTTTTTCTGCAAAAGCCTATGCTGATGTTATCAAACAAGCTGCTCAAAAAGAAGCTTCAAAAGTAGTTGTACTTTCTTCAACTACAGACAGTATTTATCTTGCACCACTAGTTGCTGTTTCATTAGAAGCTGGATTTGCTTCGAATGTGGTAGGATTACCCGTAAGCACTTCTCCTTTTCAGGTAAAAAGAAATGCTTTTTCAAACAAAGCTTTCAACATTACCGAAATCAGCAGTGATGTAAAAATTATTGGTTTAGCTAAAAACTCTTATGGAATTTTCGAAAACGCATCAACTTTAACCGAAGAAGATTTTAATCCAACAATCGGTGATAATGATTTTGGTATTAAAACAGAATCTGTAGAAAAAGTTACTGGAAAAGTTTCTTTGGCTGATGCCGACATTGTAGTTTCAGGAGGTCGTGGATTAAAAGGCCCTGAAAACTGGGGATTAATTGAAGATTTAGCTGCCGTTCTTGGAGCTGCAACAGCTTGTTCTAAACCAGTATCAGATTTAGGCTGGAGACCTCACGGAGAACACGTAGGGCAAACCGGAAAACCAGTAGCATCTAATTTATATGTTGCAGTCGGAATTTCGGGAGCGATTCAACACATAGCAGGAATCAACTCTTCAAAAGTAAAAGTAGTTATCAATTCAGACCCTGAAGCTCCTTTCTTTAAAGTTGCTGATTACGGAATTGTTGGAGATGCTTTTGAAGTTGTACCTCAACTTATCGAAAAACTAAAAGTATTTAAAGCTCAAAATTAA
- a CDS encoding bifunctional nuclease family protein, producing MSLVKLSIKGISYSQTQNGAYALILNEVDGERKLPIVIGAFEAQSIAIALEKEIKPPRPLTHDLFKNFAERFDIVVKQVIIHKLVDGVFYSSIICERDKIEEIIDARTSDAIALALRFNAPIFTYKNILDKAGIYLKANPLESDKESQEMDDVLSNPETFGMQESNQSGETYSKHSLQELNELLDQAVEHEDYEKAAKIRDEISRRQ from the coding sequence ATGAGTTTAGTAAAATTATCCATAAAAGGAATTTCATACAGTCAAACCCAAAACGGGGCTTATGCCTTGATTTTAAATGAGGTTGATGGCGAAAGAAAACTGCCTATTGTTATTGGCGCTTTCGAAGCTCAATCTATTGCCATTGCTTTAGAAAAAGAAATAAAACCTCCACGCCCATTGACTCACGATTTGTTCAAAAATTTTGCTGAACGTTTTGATATTGTTGTCAAACAAGTCATTATTCACAAGCTAGTTGACGGTGTTTTTTATTCCAGCATTATTTGTGAAAGAGACAAAATCGAAGAAATTATCGATGCCAGAACATCAGATGCTATAGCACTGGCTTTGCGCTTTAACGCTCCTATTTTTACCTATAAAAACATTTTGGACAAAGCGGGTATTTACCTGAAGGCAAATCCATTGGAAAGCGATAAAGAAAGCCAAGAAATGGACGATGTGCTTTCTAATCCAGAAACTTTTGGTATGCAAGAAAGCAACCAATCAGGAGAGACGTATTCGAAACACAGTTTACAAGAATTAAACGAATTGCTCGATCAAGCTGTAGAACACGAAGATTACGAAAAAGCTGCCAAAATTAGAGACGAAATTTCGAGAAGACAGTAA